From a single Nicotiana tomentosiformis chromosome 2, ASM39032v3, whole genome shotgun sequence genomic region:
- the LOC104096856 gene encoding beta-glucosidase 12-like produces MAIKGSLVIAAELAFLCTFAIFANCIASTSINRNSFPDGFLIGASSSAYQYEGAAYEDGKGPSIWDTFTHKFPGKISEGSNGDVGDNFYHMYKDDVKLMKFVGLDAFRFSISWSRILPRGKLSGGVNKEGIAFYNNLIDELLSNGIQPFVTIYHWDLPQTLEDEYSGFLSPLVVNDFVDFAELCFKEFGDRVKHWITMNEPYIFTNGGYDSGNSAPGRCSPWQSNACANGNSATEPYVVAHHLLLCHATTVSLYKEKYQESQMGEIGITLVSQWLVPYSNSELDVKAAQRYIDFMYGWFMDPLVYGNYPSIMRTIVGERLPNFTAEQAKMMKGSFDFIGLNYYTSNYAAHLPATNNFNVSSATDPHVHVTGERDGVPIGDPTAVSFFFDYPKGLRDLLVYTKEKYNDPPIYITETGMADRKIAMKDAIKDRQRVNFYRGHLLAVQEAIELGVKINGFFAWSFLDTFEWTDGYKLRFGMCYVDYTDGLKRYPKYSALWFRKHFHKESFKLHYPRRMSSWIPRILRSYM; encoded by the exons ATGGCAATAAAAGGATCTTTAGTAATTGCAGCAGAGTTAGCTTTTCTCTGCACATTTGCAATATTTGCCAATTGCATCGCCTCTACTTCGATAAATCGCAATAGCTTTCCCGATGGTTTTTTGATTGGTGCATCATCTTCTGCCTATCAA TATGAAGGTGCAGCATATGAAGATGGTAAAGGACCTAGTATATGGGATACTTTCACTCACAAATTTCCAg GAAAAATATCAGAGGGAAGTAACGGGGATGTAGGAGATAACTTTTATCATATGTATAAG GATGATGTTAAGCTCATGAAGTTTGTGGGGTTGGATGCTTTCAGATTTTCAATCTCATGGTCAAGAATATTGCCTC GTGGCAAGTTAAGTGGAGGAGTCAACAAGGAAGGCATTGCATTTTATAACAACCTCATCGATGAGCTTCTATCTAATG GTATACAACCATTTGTGACTATATATCATTGGGATCTTCCGCAAACACTAGAAGATGAGTATAGCGGCTTTCTGAGCCCTCTCGTTGT GAATGATTTTGTGGACTTCGCTGAACTTTGCTTCAAAGAATTCGGAGATAGAGTGAAGCATTGGATCACTATGAATGAGCCTTATATTTTTACAAATGGTGGCTATGACTCAGGAAATTCTGCACCTGGTCGATGTTCCCCTTGGCAATCCAATGCTTGTGCTAACGGAAACTCCGCAACTGAGCCTTATGTTGTGGCACACCATTTGCTTCTTTGTCACGCTACCACAGTAAGTCTATACAAAGAGAAATACCAAGAATCTCAAATGGGAGAGATAGGAATAACACTTGTGTCGCAATGGTTGGTACCATACTCCAATAGTGAACTTGATGTCAAAGCAGCGCAAAGATACATTGACTTCATGTACGGATG GTTCATGGATCCATTGGTGTATGGAAATTATCCTTCAATTATGCGTACAATTGTGGGAGAAAGGCTACCGAATTTTACAGCGGAGCAAGCTAAGATGATGAAAGGGTCCTTTGACTTCATAGGACTAAATTACTACACCTCAAATTATGCAGCTCATCTCCCTGCCACAAACAATTTTAATGTCAGCAGTGCAACAGACCCTCATGTCCACGTTACAG GTGAAAGAGATGGAGTACCCATTGGGGATCCT ACTGCAGTGAGCTTTTTCTTTGACTATCCAAAAGGACTTCGAGATCTTCTAGTGTACACGAAGGAAAAGTACAATGACCCCCCGATTTATATTACAGAGACTG GAATGGCTGATCGTAAGATCGCAATGAAAGATGCCATAAAGGATCGTCAGAGAGTGAACTTTTATCGTGGGCACCTTTTGGCAGTTCAAGAAGCCATAGA GCTCGGTGTGAAGATTAATGGTTTCTTTGCTTGGTCATTTCTTGACACATTTGAATGGACTGACGGTTACAAGTTAAGATTTGGAATGTGCTATGTGGATTACACTGATGGATTAAAGAGATACCCCAAATATTCAGCTCTTTGGTTCAGAAAACACTTTCACAAGGAGTCTTTTAAACTTCACTATCCTAGGCGTATGAGCTCATGGATTCCACGCATCTTGCGTTCATACATGTGA